GGCGGGTAACTCCAGCGTCTCCAACGACGGTGCGAGCTCCAACGCCACCCTGAACAAGAAGACGATGAAGAGCTTCGCCGAGAACAACGCTTACTAGTTCTCGTTCTGGGGGAGCCCTGCTTCGGCGGGGCACTTCCCGGTGGAAGAGGCGGCGCGGGCCCAAGAGGGACCCCGCCGCCTTTCTGCTTTTCTGGGCTCCAGGTGCCCGAGGCGCTGGAAGCGCTCGATCAAGCCGCCTGCGAGGAGACGGGCTGAAAGCTCGTCCCGCCGTTCTGCCAGTTCGAGATCGCCCTGCCGTGGCGCAGGGTGATGATGTTGGTGGCGGAGGAGGTGACGCGCTGCCCGCTGGTGCTGTCCGTGCCGACCAGCGTCCAGCGAATGGCCACCTTGTCCTCCTCGCCGATCAGATCCTCGATGGTGAA
This DNA window, taken from Hyalangium gracile, encodes the following:
- a CDS encoding ester cyclase, with the translated sequence MSVHENKKLVRNFWEQVFNHGNMAPIDQLIGPDYTYNGQPGTASGTKAWAEALRKQLPDMHFTIEDLIGEEDKVAIRWTLVGTDSTSGQRVTSSATNIITLRHGRAISNWQNGGTSFQPVSSQAA